One Aegilops tauschii subsp. strangulata cultivar AL8/78 chromosome 7, Aet v6.0, whole genome shotgun sequence genomic window carries:
- the LOC109754212 gene encoding BTB/POZ domain-containing protein At5g41330 — MAFTENSPSPPMASTSTSSSVVTLNVGGELFQTTAATLSRAGASSPLASLGPSPADAPHFLDGDPRLFAAILSFLRSGRLASPPPSPALLAEARHFSLDGLLLASLSPASAFSPLSLRPTALLPLTGRVAPSAVAIYPSPHTASLVAAHGGIVTSFDAALASRTSVLTPLPTIDSLVAVSPALALAGARDFPGVQLCRFPGDAPAAASEALYWPDSPSSSVLSMAASEAASHWLFASFESARRNSSAVVAFDLNSLSPVVEIGRKEVFGADVEAAIPPTKLGWLAGHNLLLAAGSHSGPAGMVGDIRLWDVRASSTVPVWEMREKEDCFADVAASDSLSALFKVGAASGEVFMADLRRLSGDGTSVDPWVCIGDRQRAGAATASRRKDGNNCRIECYRSWVFVARDAYVEVWTQVEITSEAGEKKVMRKNWVGNGPSMVTADDDEKTKIVSWAFGGSRMALARVDQRSIEVWDSASGAISGNL, encoded by the coding sequence ATGGCATTCACCGAGAATTCCCCATCCCCACCCATGGCGTCCACCTCCACGTCCTCGTCCGTCGTCACCCTCAACGTCGGCGGCGAGCTCTTCCAGACCACCGCAGCCACCCTCTCCCGCGCAGGCGCTTCCTCCCCTCTCGCCTCCCTCGGCCCCTCGCCCGCCGACGCGCCACACTTCCTCGACGGCGACCCTCGCCTGTTCGCCGccatcctctccttcctccgcagTGGCCGCCTCGCGtcccctcctccctcccccgctctcctcgccgaggctcggcacTTCTCGCTCGACGGCCTCCTCCTCGCATCCCTCTCCCCCGCGTCCGccttctcccccctctctctGCGCCCCACCGCCCTCCTCCCCCTCACCGGCCGCGTCGCTCCCTCCGCGGTGGCCATATACCCATCCCCGCACACGGCCTCCCTCGTCGCCGCTCACGGCGGGATCGTCACCAGCTTTGACGCCGCGCTCGCCTCCCGCACCAGCGTCCTAACGCCGCTCCCCACCATCGACTCGCTCGTCGCGGTGTCCCCCGCTCTCGCCCTCGCTGGCGCCCGCGACTTTCCTGGCGTCCAGCTCTGCCGGTTCCCGGGCGACGCCCCTGCCGCAGCTTCGGAGGCTCTATATTGGCCAGACTCGCCGTCTTCTTCCGTGCTGTCTATGGCCGCCTCAGAAGCTGCATCACACTGGCTCTTTGCCAGCTTCGAGTCAGCGAGACGGAATTCGAGCGCCGTGGTGGCGTTCGATCTGAATTCGCTGTCACCTGTGGTGGAAATTGGGCGGAAGGAGGTGTTCGGTGCAGACGTTGAGGCAGCAATACCACCGACTAAGCTCGGCTGGCTTGCTGGGCACAATCTCTTGCTTGCGGCCGGATCACACTCTGGACCGGCTGGAATGGTGGGGGACATACGCCTGTGGGACGTCCGGGCAAGCTCGACGGTGCCAGTGTGGGAGATGAGGGAGAAGGAGGATTGCTTTGCAGATGTTGCTGCATCAGACTCGCTGTCGGCATTGTTTAAGGTGGGGGCTGCCTCAGGTGAGGTTTTCATGGCTGACTTGAGGAGACTTAGTGGTGATGGCACCAGTGTTGATCCTTGGGTGTGCATCGGAGACCGACAAAGGGCAGGAGCTGCCACAGCATCTCGCAGGAAGGATGGGAATAACTGTAGAATTGAGTGCTACCGTAGTTGGGTGTTTGTTGCACGGGACGCATATGTTGAGGTGTGGACACAGGTGGAAATTACATCAGAGGCTGGGGAGAAGAAGGTGATGAGGAAGAACTGGGTAGGGAATGGGCCATCGATGGTCACTGCAGACGACGATGAGAAGACCAAGATCGTGAGCTGGGCCTTCGGAGGCAGCAGGATGGCATTGGCTAGAGTTGATCAGCGGTCTATTGAGGTGTGGGATAGTGCTTCTGGGGCAATATCAGGTAACCTCTGA
- the LOC109754171 gene encoding uncharacterized protein, with translation MAASGGWSGGCTWPDLQPEILGVVLSRLPSHADRVRLAAVCRPWRSSARLLRPLPPLLPWLALCDGTFLSLPDGAVHRLPVAGHGVSVRVSTGSTLFLVHVDDHNCSLMNPSPVTTTPLPEAAGWFRENPAVRKVLMSDHLVAALVKSKDIYGSKTTKVIISTRGQPWDITRCSTTEWAAPEDSCVIDIALFKAKLYVLLDTVLFDTEDEEYGQVHELRVLDDGHEQTTIQGTPVAGFEDDFDPYETDAYGQRHYLVVSGDRLLMVQRWINLPPIFPIDSGIEKRTRLFKVFEATGLSSGCGQWTEVDRLTGRALFVSEGCSESLPAGGQSSGVGVREDCIYFLNDETCENPFPDSGAYNMRDQTVAPLLPATVAVPAAGYGPWSPTWLFPET, from the coding sequence ATGGCCGCGTCGGGAGGCTGGTCCGGCGGGTGCACATGGCCGGACCTCCAGCCGGAGATATTGGGCGTCGTGCTCTCGCGGCTGCCGTCGCACGCCGACCGCGTCCGCCTCGCCGCCGTCTGCCGCCCATGGCGCTCCAGCGCGCGGCTGCTGCGTCCGCTACCCCCGCTACTCCCGTGGCTCGCCCTCTGCGATGGCACCTTCCTCAGCCTCCCCGACGGCGCCGTGCACCGCCTGCCCGTGGCGGGCCACGGCGTCTCCGTACGAGTCTCCACCGGCAGCACGCTCTTCCTCGTGCACGTCGACGACCACAATTGCTCCCTGATGAACCCTTCCCCGGTAACGACGACCCCTCTCCCTGAGGCCGCCGGCTGGTTCCGAGAAAACCCGGCCGTCCGGAAGGTGTTAATGTCCGATCACCTCGTCGCCGCCCTGGTGAAGTCCAAAGACATCTACGGTTCCAAGACCACCAAGGTCATCATCTCCACCCGTGGGCAGCCATGGGACATCACGAGGTGCTCCACGACGGAGTGGGCGGCGCCTGAAGACAGCTGCGTCATAGATATTGCGCTCTTCAAAGCAAAGCTCTACGTCCTCCTCGACACAGTCCTCTTCGACACAGAAGACGAGGAATATGGACAGGTGCATGAGCTTCGTGTCCTGGACGATGGCCACGAGCAGACAACCATCCAGGGCACCCCAGTCGCCGGGTTTGAGGACGATTTTGATCCTTACGAGACCGACGCGTACGGGCAGCGGCACTACCTCGTCGTCTCCGGCGATCGGCTGCTGATGGTGCAACGATGGATCAACCTGCCGCCAATATTTCCGATCGACTCAGGGATCGAGAAGCGGACCCGACTCTTCAAGGTCTTCGAAGCAACGGGCCTGAGCAGCGGCTGTGGACAATGGACCGAGGTCGATAGGTTGACGGGGCGCGCGCTCTTTGTCAGCGAAGGCTGCTCAGAGTCTCTCCCAGCCGGGGGTCAATCTAGCGGCGTCGGAGTTCGAGAAGACTGCATCTACTTCCTGAACGACGAAACTTGTGAGAATCCCTTTCCAGACTCCGGCGCGTACAACATGAGAGACCAGACAGTGGCGCCGTTGCTTCCGGCGACGGTGGCGGTGCCCGCAGCCGGCTACGGTCCATGGTCTCCAACTTGGCTTTTCCCGGAGACTTGA
- the LOC109754173 gene encoding uncharacterized protein, with amino-acid sequence MAASGGSCGGCAWPDLQPEMLGVVLSRVPSHADRVRLAAVCRPWRSTARLLRPLPRARRRQALAGELLPPLLPWLALCDGTFLSLPDGAVHRLPVADDASSRVSTGSALFLVHGDGRCCLMNPSPVTTSPVPEAADWFRENPTVRKVLMSDHLVAALVKSNERKINSSTTTKIIISTRGQPDADFYSSDFWTPLILILQHCFKIRALDTMRCSTTEWAAPEDSCVSDIALFKGKLYVLLDTQDGEYGQQHELRVLDDGREQTAIPGTRIHGHESFNAYATDMYVQRNYLVVSGDRLLMVERRIYQPPMLPVDSGIEKRTRLFKVFEATDLSIGRGLWTEVDTLMGRALFVSGGCSQSLPAGGQSSGVGAREDCIYFVNEDHADTDISDFEEEICENPFLDSGVYNMGDHTMTPLPSEAVAAPAAGDGPWSPTWLFPET; translated from the exons ATGGCCGCATCGGGAGGCTCTTGCGGCGGGTGCGCGTGGCCGGACCTCCAGCCGGAGATGTTGGGCGTCGTGCTCTCGCGGGTGCCGTCGCACGCCGACCGCGTCCGCCTCGCCGCCGTCTGCCGCCCATGGCGTTCCACCGCGCGGCTGCTGCGTCCTCTTCCTCGTGCACGGCGACGGCAGGCTCTCGCGGGGGAGCTGCTACCCCCGCTGCTCCCGTGGCTCGCCCTCTGCGATGGCACCTTCCTCAGCCTCCCCGACGGCGCCGTGCACCGCCTGCCCGTCGCGGATGACGCCTCGAGCCGAGTCTCCACCGGCAGCGCGCTCTTCCTCGTGCACGGCGACGGCAGGTGCTGCCTGATGAACCCTTCCCCCGTGACGACGAGCCCCGTCCCCGAGGCCGCCGACTGGTTCCGAGAAAACCCGACCGTCCGGAAGGTGTTAATGTCCGACCACCTCGTCGCCGCCCTGGTGAAGTCCAATGAGCGCAAGATCAACAGCTCCACGACCACGAAAATCATCATCTCCACTCGTGGGCAGCCGGACGCGGATTTTTACAGCTCAGATTTCTGGACACCCCTTATCCTTATCCTCCAACATTGCTTTAAGATCCGT GCATTGGACACCATGAGGTGCTCCACGACGGAGTGGGCGGCGCCTGAAGACAGCTGCGTCAGCGACATCGCGCTATTCAAAGGAAAGCTCTACGTCCTCCTCGACACACAAGACGGGGAATACGGACAGCAGCATGAGCTTCGTGTCCTGGACGACGGCCGCGAGCAGACAGCCATCCCCGGCACCCGAATCCACGGGCACGAATCGTTTAACGCTTACGCGACTGACATGTATGTGCAGCGGAACTATCTCGTCGTCTCCGGCGACCGGCTGCTAATGGTGGAACGAAGGATCTACCAGCCGCCGATGCTCCCGGTAGACTCGGGGATTGAGAAGCGGACTCGTCTCTTCAAGGTCTTCGAGGCAACGGACCTGAGCATCGGCCGTGGGCTCTGGACCGAGGTCGATACGTTGATGGGGCGCGCGCTCTTTGTCAGCGGAGGCTGCTCGCAGTCTCTCCCTGCCGGGGGTCAATCTAGCGGCGTCGGAGCTCGAGAAGATTGCATCTACTTTGTAAACGAGGATCACGCAGATACAGACATCTCCGACTTCGAGGAGGAAATCTGTGAGAATCCCTTTCTAGACTCTGGCGTGTACAACATGGGAGATCACACAATGACGCCGTTGCCGTCGGAGGCTGTTGCGGCGCCCGCTGCCGGCGACGGTCCATGGTCTCCGACTTGGCTTTTTCCAGAGACCTGA
- the LOC109754207 gene encoding F-box protein SKIP23: MEAPQSRPWSDLQPELLGLILKRLPVLADRVRLRAVCQPWRSNSLEQHLPLPFPWLTLPDGTFLNIPGGEIHRMPIPEGACFQGSIDNWLFLTHNDDVCSLMNPFSNTTLELPKLAREWKRVIGPCSRFEPVFYKLAVPSALDSSPNSLVAALITDNSNCSTLCISQPPIATDSLRGDRYPLTSLSDIAFFDGKLYTLGGFGKLSIFELDKDLVISSIGKIIDSLGDLGGVPQPLASEKPFITREYLVECGGRLLMVTRRIHWVNISASDDVFEDRRTATLEVFEADLQSRPRRRWRRVHDLGGHALFLGQHGSKTLPAGECSGYQEDCIYFMCDYPWPSSSANPLRDSGVYNVRNGRITPLMSEAAAAPLERVGQWRPAWVFPSVAM; the protein is encoded by the coding sequence ATGGAGGCTCCACAGTCTCGGCCTTGGTCAGATCTTCAGCCGGAACTCCTGGGCCTTATCCTCAAGCGCCTCCCCGTCCTGGCTGATCGTGTTCGTCTGAGAGCAGTATGTCAACCATGGCGCTCTAATAGTTTGGAGCAGCACCTTCCCCTCCCATTCCCATGGCTCACTCTCCCCGATGGTACCTTCCTCAACATTCCCGGTGGTGAAATTCACCGCATGCCTATACCAGAAGGCGCTTGTTTCCAAGGCTCCATTGACAACTGGCTATTTCTCACGCACAATGATGATGTATGCTCATTGATGAACCCTTTCTCCAATACCACGCTGGAGCTTCCTAAGCTAGCCAGAGAATGGAAGCGTGTGATAGGTCCCTGCTCCAGATTTGAGCCAGTTTTTTATAAGTTGGCGGTGCCCTCAGCGCTGGACTCATCTCCCAATTCCTTGGTCGCTGCACTAATCACGGATAATTCTAATTGCAGCACACTTTGCATTAGCCAGCCCCCGATTGCTACTGACTCACTCAGAGGTGACAGGTATCCATTAACTAGCCTTTCAGATATTGCATTCTTTGATGGAAAGTTGTACACATTGGGCGGATTTGGCAAGCTTTCGATATTTGAGTTGGACAAGGACCTTGTTATTTCATCCATCGGGAAGATAATTGACTCTTTGGGCGATTTAGGTGGAGTGCCTCAACCCTTGGCCTCAGAGAAGCCGTTTATTACAAGGGAGTATCTAGTTGAATGTGGTGGTAGACTGTTGATGGTGACACGAAGGATTCATTGGGTGAATATTTCTGCAAGTGACGATGTCTTTGAAGATAGACGCACGGCTACACTTGAGGTCTTTGAGGCAGATTTGCAGAGCAGGCCCCGTCGTCGATGGAGAAGGGTCCATGATTTGGGTGGCCATGCGCTCTTTCTTGGCCAGCATGGCTCCAAGACCCTGCCCGCTGGAGAATGCAGTGGATACCAAGAGGATTGCATCTACTTCATGTGCGACTATCCCTGGCCGAGCTCTTCTGCAAATCCTCTTCGCGACTCCGGTGTATACAACGTCAGGAATGGGAGGATCACACCGTTGATGTCAGAGGCAGCAGCTGCGCCGCTAGAGCGTGTTGGGCAGTGGCGTCCGGCATGGGTTTTCCCTTCGGTAGCCATGTGA